One stretch of Aquimarina sp. Aq107 DNA includes these proteins:
- a CDS encoding SDR family oxidoreductase, with the protein MIEIKDKKIVIVGASSGIGKELAKICVEKEAIVYLISRTERKLLNLQNELGGRTFVHAMDMLDEHSVNETFKQIGQFDYMTVTAVADETKLFSPIKSMPTELAQRGMEKFWGTFNCSRAAANYISEDGAMVLTSSVAIFKPSKNASIMNAASAAVAVFAKAFALEIAPTRVNVVAPGVVATGVWTEEEKESYRDWAAKTLPVKHLGTPKELAYAYYSILTNPYMTGGITNVDGGLTLV; encoded by the coding sequence ATGATTGAAATTAAAGACAAAAAAATAGTAATCGTAGGCGCTTCATCCGGAATTGGAAAAGAACTTGCCAAAATTTGTGTGGAGAAAGAAGCAATAGTTTATCTAATAAGCAGAACTGAAAGGAAACTTTTGAATTTGCAAAATGAATTAGGTGGAAGAACTTTTGTTCATGCTATGGATATGTTGGACGAACATTCAGTGAATGAAACTTTTAAGCAAATAGGTCAATTTGATTATATGACCGTTACAGCAGTTGCGGACGAAACCAAACTTTTCTCACCTATTAAGTCTATGCCTACAGAATTGGCGCAAAGAGGAATGGAAAAGTTTTGGGGCACATTTAATTGTTCGCGAGCAGCTGCAAACTACATTTCCGAAGATGGAGCAATGGTGCTAACATCAAGTGTAGCTATATTCAAACCTTCAAAAAATGCTTCAATTATGAATGCAGCAAGCGCAGCTGTGGCAGTGTTTGCAAAAGCTTTCGCACTTGAAATTGCACCGACCAGAGTAAATGTTGTTGCTCCTGGAGTTGTCGCAACTGGAGTCTGGACTGAGGAAGAAAAGGAAAGCTATAGAGATTGGGCAGCTAAAACTTTACCCGTCAAACATTTAGGAACACCCAAAGAACTGGCCTATGCTTACTATTCAATTCTGACTAATCCATATATGACTGGCGGAATTACAAATGTCGACGGAGGATTGACATTAGTTTAA